The following nucleotide sequence is from Malania oleifera isolate guangnan ecotype guangnan chromosome 4, ASM2987363v1, whole genome shotgun sequence.
CTTATCAATGCATACAAAATATTGATGCGACATTACATTATTATACTGTTAGTTGAAATCGAAAAatagaagaagaacaaaaagaaaataaaaaaaaaatgaagaaaaaggtgTAATTGTGAAGTTGTTAGATTCCTTTTTGTTCAAGAACTCTAATAAATTTACACATACATCTCATGTTTCTGCATCAGTTCGTTCATAGAGATACCTTTTAAAGTAAATGAGTAAAAAATGttaacatttattttatatttaaaaaaatacataatTATTGTTTGAATAACAAATTATTactatataaaattaataaatataagtCTTTAAtggtataattaaaaaaaattaaaatgggtCAAAGGAGGGTATGAGAGATGTGCAATGGTCAAAGGAGAGAGGTGTGAAATGGTCAAAGGAGTCAAACCATGATAGAGTACAAATTTGAGCCAATGtaataattttttcatttttcatttttttttctttaagggTTGGTGAGCTCCACCtacctctttattattattaatattattatttaattttaagaTAGCAACTAGTAATGACTTCCCCATtaccacaaaaaataaaaataaaaataagcgtGTTATGATAATAAAAGGTAATTATTGTGTGACCTGcattattaaaaaattaacaataatttATACTTATATGAGTATAAgtaataacataatattttattattagtaaGGATATTAGATTAAGAAccattgtttttaaatttaaaaacataatttgttGTCCCCATGGACATGACGCAATAGAAAGACATTAGCATGTAAAAAGAAACATTGAGATTCAATTTCAGGGAGATACACTCACGAAACTAGCGGTACCTATGAGAGCTTACTCTATGATCCAATAGGCATAATTTGTTCTCTGTATTTTGAAGAGATTCGTATCTATTTTCATTCTTGAAACATATTGTTTTATacaattattttaagttttataaattAAACCCTCaataaatgtaattttattaacataacttaaaaaaattttgtacataaaaaataatttaaaaatcatgataatattttataatttaaaaggaaaattatattataataataaaaattaaagcaTGTGAGCACATTTATTTATGCATAATAATTTgttaaaacttaatttttttggcaagattttccttatcatttcatgtTTAAACaacttaatttaataattatttcaTGCAATGATAATTTATTTTGAGGATaccaaatttaatttaaatttaaatttatataaatttatacaaaatataatatcaaattaaattaaaattttaaaaattcaaataaatttaaattccaCCTTGGAAGTGCGGCCTCCCCAAAGTCACCTACTTCCTTCGTCCTCCTTTCTCACCGACTCCGCGGAATCCCAGCCGTCGACTGCTGACCAATCACGATCCGACGGGCGGTATTCCCAGTAAGAGCCCAGCTGTACCTAGCTGGACCCCACCGCCAGGAACATCAAAGACTGTATAGAGATCCGGCTTACTTACCGCCCGACCGGCTTTCTATAAATAGAGCATCCGAAATTGGAGGCTGCACCTCGCCGAAGCACGACGCTCCACTGCCTTCCATCGTCGTAGACCTTCGTCCTAGGGTTTCTATCTTCCACAGGTACGCGCTTATGCTTGTGCTACGTCTCGAGTTTAAGTCTATTTTGTGCTGGATCTTTTGTTTTGTGCTTTGATTAGCTCGATCTGGTGGTTGGTTTGTCCTTCTCGTTTGATCCGTTCATTTTGGTTGGAGTTCCACGTATGCTGCAGATCTGAGCTTGTAGGGGGATTTTGTACTTCAAATGCTGGGTTTGGAGCTTTGTTTATTAGTGATTGGCTTGCGTTGTGAAGATTTTAGTAGATCTTGCAGCTGAGTTTGGTGTTGGAGGAATTCGTTATTGGAAATGTCTGTGGTGTTTTGGAATAAGTTTTTATGCTTGAAATCTTTGGCTTGGTTTGGTGTTCTCTTGTTCTGCGTAGATTTTTGGGCTTTCGTCTTGTAGGAGTTCGTAGTTGTAGATGGCtattttttagttttgtttttttttaaaggattgtTTTTAATTTCTTTCAGTTATTTTTGCATTTGGACTCAAGTGACGGAAGACGAGTACTTCGAATTTTTGTTCAGATTTCTAATTTTTTCCTCCTCCTGAGCCTATTCACTCTATTGTATTCCCGGTCGGTGTTAAAGCGGATTTATATTAGCCTTTGTTATCCCTAAAATACCGATTTCATAATTGCAGATACGATATTAACTGCAGCCATATGACTCTCTGACAGTTTGCAACTGTGCAGATCTCAATTCACGACAATTTAGGCATTTGTATTCTGTCTAATCTCTGTTGTGTCTGTTTTCTTTCATGTTTGCCAGCAagaaaagcattttttttttctttatattctGATTTACTTTTCGACTGCTTGCTCCGAACATCTGGATCTTTATGTTCTCcagttttttatttttgctcTTTTTGTGCCAGCGATCTTTCAATTTCAGGCCCGTTCTATTTTCTTGTATCACAAGATGACTCGTACTCCGTGTCAATTTGATTTCCGAAATCGTCATTGAGTGATCCGAAATAACTTTTTTGTACTATTGGTATGCTGGGAAGTGGGCCAGCTTTAGATTTCGTAGTACATGGGAAATGAATCGAATAATCAGTACTCTTTTTAAGACGCAGCTGTTTTATGGATTTTACTGAGCATTTAATTCCCCAAGTATCTACTAAGGAGTTAGTCTTCGCGCTTTTGTAATTCGTTCATTTGTTGTTTTAGTATTTTTGGTCTGGATGGTTCGTTCTGTCTCTGCTCCGTTAGTGTTCATTTGTTGAAGTATTTGTATGGAGAAAATTTAGGTGCTCTCTTGGACTGGGAAacatcttttttaaaaaaaaaaaaaaaattgtgagggGTTCTAAGTTATAAAAACTTTAGAACAGAAATTAGAAATTGGATACAACTGAAAATTAAAAGCAGATCAGgtttaatatttctaaaactaaaataatTTAAGAAAATTTATTGAATAGTGCTCTTTGTTAAAAGGAATAATGTTTATGAtcttaaaaatatagaaaattattAATTAGAAGTattataatcaaaataaaatttattataactaTTTTACTCAATTATTATAGTTTCTAATTTATTTCATAAGAACAATCTTACTGTACATTATAGTTGAAAAGTTGTAGAAATAGGTTTTAAATGACCACAAATTTTATgggtatttattttaattatatttgaagCCCAAACTCCAAATTggcattttatttttaattttaataaaaaatatgtatgaaattaattatttaattagcaAAAGTTGATTTTAGATATTAAAGGGTTTTTTAGTTGAAAGCATTGTTCTGTTTTAGTTTTccaacaaattaaaaaaatttcagctTATTTGTTTTCGAGTTTTCCAAAACTGGGATGGTGAAGTTAGAAAataaagatagaaaataaagagtttttaaaatatgcaaaatatatttttattttttgtagatACAAAAAATGTCcataattgcataaattggcggaaaatgattcatataaccgatcccacttagtgagactaaggcttggttttgtttgtttgtttgtttgtttgtagaTACAAaaaatcttgttttttttttaaatttttttaaaattatatatgtaATTATGTGGGTtcataggttttggggtttaagcttggatttgtgttgatttatttttattagaaACTCAATATGTAATTCCTGCAAATtgaacttaaaatttaaatttcatgcTCCTTGTGCAAAGTAAGAATTAGtaacctaaaaaataaataaaataattaaatattatgaaatttagttttaaatttttttaaaaaatagttgaAAATTGGTACTAGAAAACTAACAACTTAAACAGAAATTTCTTTGTGATCTACTTTACTGCAAAGAAATGATATAATAAAGAATAGAAATGGTGTGGtagttttgggatttttttttttttttaatgaaattttgaaaggttggaaaataaatttagaaatggaaaatgataatacTTTGCACGACTTGACAAGCTCCTGTTCCTTTTCTACTTTGGCTTCTTCAAAATTTCTTACTCGAATTTTGAGGTATTTGTTAGTGTGTACTTTTCCTCTCATTCATGAACTATTGAGCCAAGTATTTGTGGTTCTGGGATGCGTGTATTTTCCTAAGCTTGAAACATTGCATGTCAAGGCATTTATATGTGGGTTTTGTGTGTGTTTAGCTTGAAAGGATGGACACCTTCCTATTCACCTCTGAATCTGTCAACGAGGGCCACCCCGACAAGCTGTGTGACCAGATATCCGATGCAGTGCTTGATGCCTGCCTTGAGCAGGATCCAGATAGCAAAGTTGCCTGCGAGACCTGCACCAAAACCAACATGGTCATGGTTTTTGGCGAGATTACAACCAAAGCCACCGTAGACTACGAGAAGATTGTCCGGGACACCTGCCGGAACATTGGATTTGTGTCTGACAATGTTGGCCTTGACGCCGACCACTGCAAGGTCCTGGTCAACATTGAGCAGCAGAGTCCAGACATTGCCCAGGGCGTCCATGGCCACCTCACAAAACGCCCAGAGGAGATTGGTGCTGGTGATCAGGGCCACATGTTTGGCTATGCCACCGATGAAACCCCTGAGCTGATGCCCCTCAGCCATGTTCTGGCCACTAAGCTCGGTGCTCGCCTCACTGAGGTTCGGAAAAATGGGACCTGCCCGTGGTTACGACCTGATGGAAAAACCCAGGTGACGGTTGAGTACCGGAATGAACAGGGCGCGATGGTTCCTCTCCGGGTTCATACTGTTCTAATCTCTACCCAGCATGATGAGACTGTTACAAATGATGGAATTGCTGCTGACCTCAAAGAACACGTGATCAAGCCTGTGATCCCAGAGAAGTACCTTGATGAAAATACCATCTTCCACCTCAACCCCTCGGGCCGATTCGTGATCGGAGGACCTCATGGCGATGCAGGCCTCACCGGTCGGAAAATCATCATTGATACCTATGGTGGGTGGGGAGCTCACGGAGGTGGTGCATTCTCTGGGAAAGATCCCACCAAGGTCGACCGGAGCGGAGCATACATTGTTAGGCAGGCTGCGAAGAGTATCGTGGCCAATGGCCTAGCTCGCCGCTGCATTGTGCAGGTCTCATACGCCATTGGCGTGCCTGACCCCTTGTCAGTCTTTGTTGACACTTACGGAACTGGAAAGATTTCAGACAAGGAGATCCTTGAGATTGTGAAGGAGAATTTTGACTTCCGGCCTGGGATGATCTCCATTAATCTGGATCTGAAGAGGGGTGGCAATGGCAGGTTTTTGAAGACAGCTGCATATGGTCATTTCGGGAGGGATGATTCTGACTTCACCTGGGAGGTGGTGAAGCCTCTCAAGTGGGAGAAGCCCCAAAACTGAGTAACAGTTGTTCGGTCTCTTGATATTTTTCAAATCGCTTGGAGTCTCCCACCTGGTGCTTTTGTCAGTGTtgtttctgtttttattttatattttatttttttcaactaCTCCCTTATATTTTGTTTTGTTAATTTTCGTAATGTGTTTGGACCCTAGGCTATACGAAGCAGGGGAGGGGGTTGCAAGGGAAGAATGGGTGACTTGCAGGGGAAGTGATGATTGTATTAATGCATTGCATTTGTTAACCGTAATATTCTGAATTAATAATAAATGACTACAATTCCTTTTTTTGTACAAGCCATTCCTCTTTGGGGACATTTTAATACAATTGAAAGTTGATTAAATTCTTCAGTTCTGCACTCCCCACACGGCCTATATCCGTATCTTGTGCTTTTCTCAGTCATCCTACACTTATGTTTTTTGGAtccaaaaatggttatacaaatTTAGTggagtgatttaaaaaaaaaaaaaataattaaatttattaaaaataaaaataaaaataattaatatttatttttattaataaaatatattattattattattattattattattatataagttATCTTCAATTCGgataccaaaaaagaaaaaaaaaagagagagttGTAAGGAGGAAAGAAGCTGCGCAGAAGTAGCCCCCCCAATCTCACTCCtcgttctctcttcctctcttctcatTTCCTTGATGATTACTCGCttgatcgaaaatcagaagataccgttggactccattctccgctgccgtcatttttaCCTGAGCGGATTGATGGTAGAAGCGGGgtagacgtatctcctagggtaaggttattttctttttttttttcttcttaattttttacaaattataaacccaattgacgatcaaacaccaccacgaaaatttagggataattctctacaagtctagcggagcggaaTTCTCGTGTGGTCGTCGTaggcaaaatcccaaatttgagataagggggttattaagaaacttattatcatttaattagtattaatttagaaatactagaatattgagcatctgaggtggaagtaggatttttgaaatttagggacCGAGTGAGCGCCGCATGTGTAATTTCGGGATCCGCAgacataattcaaaaaattaagtgggggtgttaaatattagtttaaatgttaatttgacgtatatggagtctagggaacgttagatgagtattattttgggaaaatgagttaattaatctggtgAAAATGCAAATTTGCAGGATTGGAGTTTCGGGTGCCAATggcgtaggatttgggattcTAACGAAattctcaataagtcaggtaagggaaataaattataataatatttttagaactactatttgaattaatatgtgaaaatgaacatatgatattttttttagaaattattatgatataaatattagataaattgtgtggcatttgagtaatattaaattgtgatattttggtgtattaaattgtgatattgtgatatgttatgaatattagatgagaactgtgtggcatatgacatgtattgaaaaatgtgaaatataacatgTATTTAATTGTGATATTCTGTTAGGGATACTCAACAGAATGGACTAgttgaaaggatgaataggactattCTAGAAAGGataagatgcatgttagccacttcaggtttacccaagaccttttgggcagaggcggtgaccactgctgtataccttattaataggtgtccttccatagctctaaattttaaaacccctcaagaaatctgGTCGGGTAAGCCTGCTAattatcagggtttaaaagtttttgtgtgcgtagcctatgcccacattaaAACTGATAAATTAGAAATTAGaactattaaatgcatttttgtgggatactcagagggggttaaaggctataagctctggATTATAGAACCTGGAAAACAACAATGTATTATtagcagggatgtagtttttaatgaaactaaaatggggggaaaaccagaaaattcagatgaaagtgttaggcactctgatactagtgaccCACAGCTtaaggtggagcaaccctccacttttcatagccatttagaaacagatgctgctaattttgaggagcaaaactcagaaCCAGAAACTTCTGAATTAAGTAAAACCTACTTTCTAGCACGGGATAGGGAGAAGAGGGTCATAAGACCTTCTtaaaggtatggggaagctgatatgaTAGCTTTTGCTCTTTTTGTTGCTGATacagaaattgaggtggagcctagaacttttagagaggccatggatagtaaagaggttgaaaaatggattcttacaatgcaagaagaaatggagtctctaaacaagaatgagacatgggtgatggtacctagaccggaaaaacagaaactcataggatccgagtggatctttaagaggaaagagggaatccctggagttgaaccacctaggtataaagctaggttagtagctaagagatttacacaaagggaaagggtagactataatgaaatatttttccctgttgtgaggcatagtttaattagaattctattatccttttgttgctgtacatgacttgcatttggaacaacttaaTGTTAAAACTGTTTTCTTGCATGGTATTTTAGAAGAAACAATTTATATGCAATCTCCCGAGGGCTTTGAtacggaaatgaataaaaatcatgtatgtttattaaagaaaatatttatataggCTGAAATAATCACCTaaacaatggtataaacgatttgattcttacacgattcaaaatgatttctgtagaagcaattatgatgactgtgtttattttaaatcatgtgataaatgtcatatatatttgctattatatgttgatgacatgttggttgcttgtaaagacatggatatgttaaatcaagttaagtgcatgcttaaatctgaatttgaaatgaaagacttaggacttgttaaaaggatacttggtatggaaataactaaagaaaggaataaaaaacttctttacttgtctcaaaagtcttatatttcaaaggtgttaaaatgatttggaatgagtcatgttaaatctacttctatttctattgcacagcatgttaaattgtctagaaaacaatgtcctgaaactgaaaatgagtcaccgtttatgaatagaataccttatgctagtatgattggcagtgtaatgtatgctatggtatgttctagacctgatctatcttatactgtaagtcaagtgagtatATTTATGAGCAAACATGGAAAACCacattgacatactttgaaacaaatttttcaatacttgtctggaacaaaacagtaaggattaatatttggtaaaaaggatatgcattgtgaaataggattaaaaggatatgtagattctgactatgctagaaatctagataccaggaagtctttgtttgatatggtcttttcttttttaggtagtgctattagttgaAAATCACACATGCAgtcggtggtagccttgtctaccacggaggctgaatatattgccatAACTGAAGCTTTTAAGGAGGTTATATGGATAAAAAGGACTGtgcctagagttaggaatgtatagtggaactgttataatttattgtgacaatcaaaacactattcatttggctaggaatcatgtttatcatgataggtccaaacatatagatgtcaGACTGTATTTTGTGagagatattatttctagtggagaaATAGAAGTGAGGAAAATTCCAACGGAGGATAATCCttcggatatgatgactaaagtAGTACCTAAATCCAACTTTGAATATTGTTTGAACTTGGTTAACCTTAGAAGTTTTTAGTGTTTGTTTTGTAGGAACTgccataggagatgctaaggaggtgcaacggttacaagcttgccaaggtggagaattgttggagtgtcaagtcTTGAAGAAATCCAGGCCGTCCGTTTAGTTGGAGAGATCCAATGGCTGCtgcatttttttcttttacttttgtTTATTATGAGGGGGCATTGATGTAATTTGCCATCTTGTTAATTATaaataagtaaaatgaaaataggaGGGCTGGGGTGTTGAGGTTTTTTTCTGCGTCAGAACAGATTGAGAGAGACTGCTTCCTTTGGAGAACCGCGAGGAGGCTCCTTCACCCGAGCTTCAAAAGGGGTTCAGCGCAGCCGAGGATTCTACTTGTAGAACCGCGAGTGTCTTCACCAGCGCGAAGGAGACCCGCAATCGCGAGGAAGCCATCATCGCCGAGAGAGATCCTTCAGCCGTAGAGCACGGGAGAGGGAGACGGCAGGAGGTGGGTGCGGCGTTAGGTATCTCCAACCTCTAGTGGAGGTTCACGCAAGGGTAAAGCAAGGTAAGCACATATTTAGTTTCttgggagggtttcttttagggaaattagGGAGAAGGATATGAAGAagcctagggttcttcgcaggttCGAAGAAGGGCTTTCTTGGGTcgttcttgggctgatttccagaggagattggtaagccaagaaagggtaaatctgtgtatGTATATTATTTCCGCTGGATTTAATATAATATCTCCGAAAGTGAGTTTCTGccatggatgtaggccaatttttgggtcgaacgacgtaaatgtgttcttgtggaatGTTTACATTTTGCTGAATTTATTGTTGATTGGCTGAATATTGGTTTggtgtataaaatatttttcttgttcaGACTTAGCATACAcgtacatatcaaaataaacaggttttcgTTTACGTGTGATTGTAGTTGATGCTTtgattaaaatctgaaaatagaattaacagtcagctgaattacacacaacagaattcataataaatatttaatttttttttgtacgGGCCATTCTTGTTTCTCAGGCATCATGTGTTTATGGGtccttctgtttttttttttctttcaaaagaGGAAAGTGGTTGCCCGAATGTTTCATTAACTAAGTTTTCATACTTTGAACTAATGAATGCTGCCGAATACAAGCTGGGATTGAATAAGTTTTGTTCATTAATACATCCGGAAGGTCTAGGTATGTATTGAATATGTTTTATTCATTGAAATAAGTTAGATGTAAAGTCTGACTTTTTGTATAAAGATTGTTGCAGGCTTTGGGTTCTTATGACCAAGCTTGCAATGgatctcttttctttcttgaacTCCATGCTTATGCAAAAAGGCTAGGAGTGGATGAGAGATGTGCAATGGTCGAAGGAGTCGAACCATGAACTCATAGTTATAGGCATGGGGCTCATAAATTTTATGCTATATTTTGATTAACCTCCATCTCAATTCTGCAGTGCCCACACAGGGCCTACGCCCATATCTTGTGCTTTTCTCAGACATCTGCCTACGCTAATATTTCATTAACTAAATTTTAATACTTCGAAGTAATTTATACTGCAGAATTTCAACTGGGATTTATTGAGTTTTATTCATTAATACATCCAGAAGGGCTACATATATATTGCATGCTCTTTCTTgattgaacatatatatatatatatataaaagttcaTTAGTAGAAGTACTCTGTAGTAGTCTTGGGCTTGCTTTCCTGCCCTCCTGGCCTAGCTTGGATCCCATCGGCACTCATCATTCGTATTTGCATTTCTCAGTAGCTGCACCGACACAATGAATTAAACACAGGAGCGCACACAGACCCTAACGCAGTTCATGTAGGATTTACTACATGAACTGTGTAGAGTCGAAGAATGAGAGTTCTACTTGTAGATAATGCAACATTGTCCTTTCAACAATCATTCACATTCCTTAAATTTTGACTGGTTTTCAATCTCGAGCTGCttattttaatcaaaattttcaacaaaaattcctcaaaatcttaaaatttgattaattgtttaaaattttatgttattaaatagagagagagagagagagagagagagagagagagagagagagagaaacataaACGAGAAAAATATATTAGTATAATAATCTGTTTGATTAAACTATATcgttaaaaaaagaaaacaatgctTTGAATCGTGAATTAGACTTTCAGATATGAGTGATTATGACATAACTTTGCTCGATGATGGTGCGTCTAAAATACAGCGTGGCTAAGTTAGATGGTTAGATTTCAGGGCTAACAATTTTTCATTGACTAAAGCTCACTGAAATATGTAATAATCTTATCATAAACTATTGCAAGAAAAATTTTATGTGGGAAAATATTACTAGAGGAGCTCTCCAATCCTCACTTATATAGAGTTAAGTCAATAGATTGTTTGtagttaaaattattaattttagaaaGTGAACTATTACCTTTATTTCCAATTTCTCATTCCTTGTATTCTATGTATCTTATCCCTAGGAATAGTTATTTCGATCCGCAAACCAAGCATAATCCGAATTTCTTTAAAATTTGCACAAAATTCGGGCCTACATCACAAAGATCATTCTCTCAAACACCACCAAAAAGGTCTCTCCAGCTGTAGaaaattgtttttattttccattttcaacTTTCtaataatcaataataaaaaaaaaaaaaaccttatttCCTTTGTGTTCCAATATGTATAtagaatttctttaaaaaaaatgaaaaaatatttatcaagtttTCCATGCAAATGCCAACGAGagggagcgagagagagagagagagagagagagagagagagagagagagagagagagagag
It contains:
- the LOC131154395 gene encoding S-adenosylmethionine synthase 1-like, with product MDTFLFTSESVNEGHPDKLCDQISDAVLDACLEQDPDSKVACETCTKTNMVMVFGEITTKATVDYEKIVRDTCRNIGFVSDNVGLDADHCKVLVNIEQQSPDIAQGVHGHLTKRPEEIGAGDQGHMFGYATDETPELMPLSHVLATKLGARLTEVRKNGTCPWLRPDGKTQVTVEYRNEQGAMVPLRVHTVLISTQHDETVTNDGIAADLKEHVIKPVIPEKYLDENTIFHLNPSGRFVIGGPHGDAGLTGRKIIIDTYGGWGAHGGGAFSGKDPTKVDRSGAYIVRQAAKSIVANGLARRCIVQVSYAIGVPDPLSVFVDTYGTGKISDKEILEIVKENFDFRPGMISINLDLKRGGNGRFLKTAAYGHFGRDDSDFTWEVVKPLKWEKPQN